The genomic DNA GGCCATGGGCCAGGAAAACCGGCGTGTCGTGGTTGGCCGCATGCCGCTCGGCCGCGGTGGTGGCGGCAATCGGCAGGTAGCCCGACAGGCCGACGATGCCGGCCAGCCGCTCGGTGTGGCGCAGCCCGGTCAGGAGCGCCATGGCGCAGCCCTGCGAGAAGCCCGCCACCACGATGCGGTTGGCCGCGATGCCGCGGGCTTTCTCGTTGGCGATCAAGGCCTCGATGGTGGCCTGCGAGCGGCGCAGGCCGGCCTCGTCCTCGCGCGCCGCCAGGTCGGCCACGGCAATGTCGTACCAGGCCGGCATGCGGTAGCCGCCGTTGATGGTGACGGGGATCACCGGTGCATTGGGAAAAACGAAGCGCACCGGGCCCACGCTCGAAAGCTCGAGCTCGTTGGCAATCGGCACGAAATCGTTCCCGTCGGCGCCCAGGCCGTGCATCACGATCACCGTGGCGGTGGGACTCGGAGCGGTCTCGATTTCGATCGGGGATCTGGACATGGTCGGTAGAAGGTATTCAGGAACGCGAAAAACCAGACCTTAGCGCATTCGGGCCGCCCGGGGCACGGGCTCACGGAATGCAACACAATGTCGGTTCCAGGAAAACCAATGAGCCCGCATCCGAAGCCCTCCATCGCCGCGACGGCGTCCGCCAGCGAAACCCTGCTGCGCAGCAGCGGGCTGCGCGTGACGCGCGCCGCGCAGACCGTGCTCGAATTGCTGGAGCACGCCTCGCAGCCGCTCACACACGACGACGTGGTGGCCGCCTACACCGCCGCCGCCGGCGAGGCGCCCGACCGCGTCACGGTGTACCGCGTGCTCGACCGCCTGGTCGACGCCGGCCTGTGCGACCGGCGCGTGGGCGCGGACCGCGTCAACCGCTTCTCGCGCCATGTGGAAGCCGCTTCGGGCAACACCTTCGAATGCGACCAGTGCCACAAGGTGCTCGCGCTCCCCTCCGACCCCGAACTGCCCAAGGTGATGAGCCGGCTCGGCCGCGAGCTGCGCAAGCAGGGCATCGACACCCGCCACACCGCGCTCACGCTGCATGGCACCTGCGGGGAATGCAGGGGCTGAGCCCAAGGGGCCGGCTACACGTTCCAGGACGGAAAAGGATCGGGCAGATTCGCCCACGACGAAGCGCCGTGGCGCATTTCGCTTTCGGTCAACAGGCAGGCATCGAGCCGCGCACGCAGGGCCGCCTCGTTCATTCCGATACCGATCAGCACCAGCTCCTGGCGGGCATCGCCGGTGGCCGGGTCCCAGTTCCTGCGGATGGTTTCCAGCGCTTCCTCGTCGGCAGGCCAATGTTCGCGTGGCACGGCGGCCCACCACAAACCCGCCACACCGTAGCGGCAGGCACCGCCCGCCTGCGACCATGAACCGGCCCGCGTGGCGCGGCTCGCCAGCCAGAAAAATCCCTTGGAACGCACCACACCCTCCCAC from Variovorax sp. V93 includes the following:
- a CDS encoding alpha/beta hydrolase; translation: MSRSPIEIETAPSPTATVIVMHGLGADGNDFVPIANELELSSVGPVRFVFPNAPVIPVTINGGYRMPAWYDIAVADLAAREDEAGLRRSQATIEALIANEKARGIAANRIVVAGFSQGCAMALLTGLRHTERLAGIVGLSGYLPIAATTAAERHAANHDTPVFLAHGRQDPVVPLERALQSRDALVALGHPVEWHEYAMAHSVCMEEIADLNRFLLHVLETKK
- a CDS encoding Fur family transcriptional regulator; this encodes MSPHPKPSIAATASASETLLRSSGLRVTRAAQTVLELLEHASQPLTHDDVVAAYTAAAGEAPDRVTVYRVLDRLVDAGLCDRRVGADRVNRFSRHVEAASGNTFECDQCHKVLALPSDPELPKVMSRLGRELRKQGIDTRHTALTLHGTCGECRG